The window taaaagtggttttctttaaacaaatttaaactactaagctatgcaatcattcaaaaatccaaatcatacatatagcataataacaagcagacaattttcacgacttagccgagtttagcatacgactcgactaacacaacgcgtcacagatcgtgctatcgtattattataaaaggtcacctagctaaaactcatggtggtcagatgactgattcaggccaaaatctacgaaaactattcttcagagagagaaatcaaggcaagacgggtaaaagtcatagaattcaaggggtataatagtaaaatagtttcagcagacaaggattggagagaagaaatcctaaaactcgaccagttctatctaggcttcgtcctacagtcgatacggctctgataccactctgtaacacctggtttataaaagaacataaaccgagcaatcatatacgtgccaggatcaagtcacacgtatatacaacagaatgaacagtatatcacagcacatatcacgaataagtcataataaattgaaatacgaatgttatttattacaataatgacaagaatgtctgatacagcggaagcgaagtacaaaatacgacaaagactctccgaagctgaagcagggcgccacagggacgtcgactgggagacgaacacctagaagtcctcgtagtcctggtagcgctggacgaactccctcgtgtcggcaggaactgagcggcagtagcgtagccaagaggaaaaagtagagaagaggcaagagtgagtacacaacttgtactcaacaagtataacacaaactatgaggctctaaggttggctgactcaactgcattagcttttaagtcttggcaaaattttattaaaactatttactacaagttgatgaattaccattgacccagttacatagtgattaatcaagattaacatGTTAcaactgagaaccaaaccgaaaccaaaccaccaaggtaaccccgagaggcacctccctcgtcggaaggagacaaccccactaatcaaaaggaggatctgggccgctcatatccgtgagcacggctagtataccagttttacactctgcagaggttgcacatctttacccacaagtcgtgagctatgctagaggttcatcacacttccttaggtgagatgacttagcgactcactacgaggccgttacaaagaatctcgttggtaaggcgtaaccgcgagagtcaggtcagcgacgatggggcccacctccgggggtacaagcacaggagcgcaatccaagcacagaccaagccggaggagcagggaccattgaagcttactactcttgccccgcaggtaagttactccaaaccaaaaagacctaattagtaagccaagtctatcccattctagccttgtggtagcgctgttgtcccaggttgtcgctctatgaaccggtccttatggagagtggccaaccaagcactaagcaccgtgctggccccctaaaccatgtttctacaaaaaccatcttttaacgagacgtgagccactcatccacacagagggccactctcagaattaagttcaagtaaaccattaatcaaattaattaaaaaggaccagagtgtgttatagcgcagcagcctagcacaactaaccaaaatgcaacccaaggatatatataaaggatataaagtggctaggaaagtccttataggcatacagtattaaaatgcagtatgtaaatgtatttaaagtgataggttgttcatgttatacttgccttcctcgtactgctctagctgctgctcaaactgttcCGAAAAtcgctgctccgggtactggtactggggctcctcagatggatcaacgtctactcacgaacacatggccaaaacaaagcacaataataagcatacaagcaaacactaaccaaaactaataaacagtacatcaatacacaaaaacagcaagaaaaactaagcctaaactattctactcgttacaacgatcgcgtggatataaagaacgctaaaaacggagctaaaacgcataaactaggcctaaaacaaggttcaggggcttatttgtaagaaaaacagggttccaggggcttttctgctaaaaccgagggcctaaacgtaattaaacattaactccagggtctaacacataaaagaaccagggctggacggcgggtactaatttgggaaagctcaggggcctaaGTGAGTAAAACAGGCCtaatctgtaattatttttgaatggctgtggaccgcgggttgatattgACAAAGgtcaggggctcttatgcaaaaatgaTAGGCGAAGCGGTACGTGCCGAtctggatcgttggatccagACCTGATGGCTTGGGTTTTAAGGGCgctggatctaatcgtggccgttGCAAACGGATCTGgcggtccagggcaaaggggcgcgggggcggcggcggaaggcgccggcggcgtgctcccgtGGCGGGGGTTCGCTGGCAATGGCCGTTCTTGGCCTTCCAGGGGTCAAAAGGGACGGAATCAGGGTCGGGAGGGGACTACGcgacatgcgtagtccacctgggtgCTCGGAGCAGCGAAGCGAGGCTTGGGACGGCATgcgcggcggcagaggcggGCGTACGcggcggagcatcgccggcgcgcggcgttcGGGGCTCGGGAAGGACCTACTGGTCATGGAATTTAGCTcaaaaggaggagaaggaggcactgaggctcaccgagggcttggggtggccggagctgctgcgcagggcggccggcgtcgaggttgggcggcggcgcaggcggagctCGGTGACGTGGATGACGCAGCGGCGCTCCGGGCTCCTGGAGCTCGTGATCTGGTCCACACGGGTCCTGTGAAGGTGTTCCAAGGGTCAAAAGGGCCTGggcttcgccggcggcgtgaaatcgcggcggcggaccgACCTACCTGCTGCGGTGGTTCGGCGCAATTTCGGTGATGCAGCGACCTAGGCTCGGTGCCGAGGGCTCGAGGAGCTCCACCGGACGGGGGCGAAGCTAAAGCGGGGGGTCCCGGTCGACGGCGGGTCGACGGGGCAGCGcaggcgcggcggtggagggagcTCTGTTCTGGGCGGGGCGGCTGCTAGGGTTGCGGCAGCCTTTGGCGTGGGGTGTGGGTGCAGGGGGGGTCCGCCGGGtgggtttaaagaggccgggcggggattgcggcggggcgcagTGGGATTAggatcccggcgacctcgccggtgatctcgggcggccgttgcggagccgggaaggaagggggagaggagggcaccgacgcgcgggcccggcgtggcagagAGAGTGAGCGGGGGCGCTAGCTGGTGGGCCGGCTGGGTCGCTGGCGGGGTGGGGTCCAGGTGGCAGCGGGGGCGACGCGCTCTGTgggcgcgaggcgagcgggcggaggcaggccgcggcgaCGCGTTCGCGGGCTGATGCAGCGGGAGAGGGCGTGGCTGGGCCGCTGAAGGTGGACTGGCCCTGTGCACTGCGGGGTTGGAGCGGGCCGCGtggcgcggggcaggccggggttGTGGGCCAAGCGCTGGAAGTGAGGGGGAGAAgggttgggccggtttgggctgttgctgggttttgggctggggagatgggttgagtttgggtttcttttctaattcttctatttctaattcaaacaaagcttgaattcaaatataaatttgaattcaaaccacactcaaataaaagtatgcaccagcatgaatgcaacacaaaatttaacctaagataaaattttaattatttaaggaacaaaaatttggattaaatgcaagactagcacaaaaatccttagaaaaattaaataaagccaattaatttattgataaatgctgaaatttaaattagggtgttacaattacCAGGCATTTTGCCCGGGtcccaaaaccagatgggatctggCCAGCGTCACCCAACAACCTGACGAGTCCCTCCGCGACTACATCAAGAGGTACTTCGCTAACTGTAATACCATTATGGAGGTTGATGACAGGGATGTTATCCACCActtccaccaaggcctccataGCATTGAACTATGGAGAAAGATGTCCGAGAGCAATCCCAAGACCGTGGGCGACATGATGACGgtcgtcaacaagcacgccGACATGGAAGATGCCGAGTGGGCCCACCGCTGGCACAAGATCAAGAACGACTCCTCCGAGCGTCCCTCTCAGCGGAACAATCGCCCGAAACACCGACGCGACGATCGCCCACCTCGTCATGGGAAGAAGCACAACCTTGCCGAGTTGTCCAAGAACTGGGACCGCAAGTGTGCCCCGAGAACACAGTCGCCATTGCCAAGAGGTCCCAGTTCCGCTCCACCCTCAAACAAGCGGACCTAGACCGGCTCTTGGATGGCAAGTGTCCTTGGCAAAAGGACGTAAATCACACCGCCCGGGAGTGCCGAGCACTCTCCAACGGCGTCAACAAGGACGATGACTCCAAGCAACCTCGCCGCGACGACCGCGACAAGCCGAGTGGTTCCAGAGCCACCCGGGCGCGCCCACGGAGGCGCAACTCGCCCAGGCGAGACAACGACGATCAGAGGGAGGATTTCCTAGGGAACTTCCATGAAGAAGATAGGGTCGTCAACTTCATATTCGGCGGCCCCAGCAAGCCATCATGCTAGCGCAAGCTTAAGCTGGATGATCGCGAAGTCAACCTGATGTTCAAACACCCAGTTGAAcccctgcggtggtcggagacgCCGATCACCTTCGACCGCCGTGATCACTGGGTTCACCTGCCCAGGCCGGGTGCCTTCCCCCTCATGGTGAGCCCGGTGGTCAGCCAGGTCTGCCTGGCCAAAGTACTCGTCGACGGTGGCAGTGCCCTCGACATCATCTTCACCAGTACGTTGGAGAGCATGGGCTACGACATGACATCCCTGGTCCCATCTGACCAGGCCTTCTATGGCATCATCCCCGAAGCCGGGTCGACTCCAGTCGGCCGGGCCACCTTGCCGGTCACCTTCGGCACCCGCGACAACTGCCGTACCGAGTACGTCAACTTCGAGGTCGCCGAATTCGAGACCTCCTACGATGCTATCCTGGGAAGACCCTCCCTCGCgaagttcatggcgatccccaaGCACATGTTTCTTCTCCTGAAGATGCCAGCTCCAAAGGGGGTCCTCTCAGTCTACGAAGACTTGCAGACCTCCTACGTGTGCGAGGCCAAGAATATCGAGCTCTCCGACACCCTGGAGCGATCCAGGAACTCGGTTCTTGTTGCCCAGGCAGCAAAGAACCTCCTGGCGGACAAGCAGTAGATCCCCGCCAAGGAGTCGACTTCCGAGTCGCAGCTCGCGCCAGCCGTGGCGACCAAGACCATCGTCCTCCAGGACGAAGAGCCGCACAAGACTGCCGTGATCGGGGCCAGCCTCGACCCGGCATAGGAAGATgcgctcacctccttcctccgggagaattgggacatcttcgcatggaagccATCTGACATGCTGGGGTCCCAAtggaggaggctgagcactccttagaTCTGGACATGAAGGCGAGACCCGTCAAGCAACGGCTCCGCTGCTTCGTGCAGGATCgaaaggaggctattagggtagaagtAACCCAGCTCCTCGCCGCTGGTTTTATCAAAGAAGTTGCACACCTAGATtggctggcaaacccagtccttgtaaaaaagaaaaatggtgaatggagtatgtgtgttgactataccGATCTCAACAAACACTATCCTAAGGACCCCTTTCCTCTACCACGCATCGATCAGGTCATCGACTCGACGGCCGGGTACGTCatcctttcttttcttgactattactcagggtaccaccagatagccctcaaggagttggatcaagagaagacgtccttcatcacccctttcggggcctactgctacaacaccatgacaTTCGGCCTCAAGAATGCCGGCGCCACCTACCAGAAGGCCATTCAGAGatgcctccaggggcagatcgGGAGCAACGCCGAGGCCTACATCGATGATGTCGTCGTCAAGAAAAATGTAATGATCAGTTCATTACAGATCTCTCCgagacatttgaaaatctcagaATTCAAATGGAAACTCAACCCGACCAAGTGTGTATTCGGTGTCCCgtccggaaaactactcggcttcatagtCAGTAGCTGGGGCATTGAAGCTAACGCCACCAAGGTCAACGCCATTAGGTTCATGAAGGCTCCCAGGAGCAAAAAGGATCTGATGAAGCTCACAGGGTGCATGGCTGCCTTGAGTAGGTTCATAAGCCGAGTCGGCGATagaggcctacccttcttcaaacttctccgGAAGTCCGACAAGTTTGAGTGGAACAACAATGCTTCCAAAGCATTCTAGGAGCTCAAGGACTTTCTCACCTCGCCACCTGTCCTAACGGCACCAGAAGACGCGGAAATCCTTCTCCTCTacatcgccgccaccaccaacgTGGTGAGCACCGTCCTAGTCGTCGAGCGAGACGAGCCGGGTCATGTCTACAAGGTGCAGTGACCagtttacttcatcagtgaagtactcggcgAGTCCAAGGCACGCTACCCACAAGTGCAGAAGCTGCTGTACGCCATCCTAATAACGTCAAGAAAGCTTCGGCACTACTTCCAGGCCCACAAGATCAAGGTGACCTCATCCTATGCACTCGGTGACATCTTGCACAACAAGGACGCCAATGGCCGAATCGTCAAATGGTCAGTAGAACTCGGTGCCTTCACTATTGAGTTTACGCCACGATCTACAATCAAATCTCAGACATTGGCCGACTTCATCGCTGAATGGACCGAGATCCAAGACCCTCCACCTGACACCAAGTCCGAGCACTGGATCAAGTACTTCGACGGCGCCCTCAACCGTGATGGAGCCGGCGCTGGagtcctcttcatctccccGAAAGGTGAACAACTGAAATACGTCCTCCAGTTACTTTTCAAGGCTACCAACAACACTGCTGAGTATGAAGCTCTCATCCATGATCTCCGGAACGCTGTCACACTTGGCATAAAGTGTTTGTTGGCTTATGGTGACTCCAAAGTCGTCATACAGCAAGTCAACAAAGACTGGGAGTGcaccatggagaagatggatgcCTACTGCCGGGAGATCAGGAAGCTCAAAGCTAAGTTCTATGGTTTGGAGTTCCACCATGTCCCCAGGGATGACAACGTGGCGGCAGATGTTCTGTCCAAGCTCGGGTCCAAGTGGTCAATCGTACCACCTGGCATGTTTGTTCAAGCACTCAATAGCCCTATGGTCAAGATGGAAGAGGAACCTCCTACAAAGCCCAACTTGGTCCCGGCCATAGGGCAGCAGGTCCTAACTGTTGACACCGACTAGCGCTCCCCCATCATCGACTTTATCAAGAACAACAAAAGCTACCCAAAGGGAAAGGAGCACGAGAAGCTCGCACGCTGGTCCGGCAACTATGTCGTTATAGGAACCGAGTTGTTCAGGCACTCGGCATCCTCAGGAACCCTATGCAAATGCATCACACATTATGAAGGAGTCCGACTCCTTAGCGATATCCACTTAGGTATTCGCGGCAACCATGCGGGTGCCTCTACCCTCGAGGGGAAAGCCTTCCGatcaggcttctactggcccacggCTCTGGCCGACGCCCGAAACATCATCAGAAGATGTCCTAGGTGCCAGTTCTTCTCTAAGCAGCAGCACGTCTCGGCTCAGGCCCTGCGAACTATACCGCCTTCCTGGCCATTCGCTTGTTGGGGACTCGACTCGGTGGGACCCCTGACGACGGTAGTTGGCGGATACAGCCACTTATTCGTAGCTATCGACAAGTTCACGAAATGGATCGAAGTCAAGCCAGCGATAGCCACTACAGCTGCCAAGGCAGTCGAGTTCATCGAGATATCACACCGATTTGGTGTGCCTAGCTGGGACTACTGCCAAGAGAGCTGCATTGATGTCTACTATGCCTCTGTAGTGCATCCCAGCTGCAATGGCCAAGTCGAAAGGGCCAATGGCTTGATCCTCCAGGGGCTCAAGGCCAGAATTTTTGACCCGATCAAAAAATATGGTGCAAAGTGGCTCCAagaactacccagagtagtCTGGGGGCTACGCACACAGAGAAGCCGGGCTACCGGTTATTCGCCATTCTTCATGGTGTACGGTTCTGAAGCAGTCTTGCCATCGGACATAGCTTTTGGTGCTCTGCGCATCCAGAACTACGATGAAAACGAAGCCGAATCAACTCGGTGCACTGACATCGACTCGGCAGAGGAGCACCGCCTGACGACCTCCATACAACATGCGAGATatgagcagcagctccggcactatcatgatcgcaatgtccatGAGCGAGACTTCAACGTTGGCGACCTGGTTCTACGACGA is drawn from Panicum virgatum strain AP13 chromosome 1N, P.virgatum_v5, whole genome shotgun sequence and contains these coding sequences:
- the LOC120653468 gene encoding uncharacterized protein LOC120653468, with protein sequence MVSPVVSQVCLAKVLVDGGSALDIIFTSTLESMGYDMTSLVPSDQAFYGIIPEAGSTPVGRATLPVTFGTRDNCRTEYVNFEVAEFETSYDAILGRPSLAKFMAIPKHMFLLLKMPAPKGVLSVYEDLQTSYVCEAKNIELSDTLERSRNSVLVAQAAKNLLADKQ